In one Vicinamibacteria bacterium genomic region, the following are encoded:
- a CDS encoding DUF4159 domain-containing protein has translation MRGGRTLVSSVSLGLVLFAAAFAFSQRSIFDRFRGQEPFDIAETERPSIVPSFEFARVRFTSYREGRRPGWSHDFPRAERNLLTILSEMTGVHTEPRAHAVVELASPDLMSYPILYFSEPGGWAITPEEAENLRSYLLRGGFAIFDDFDGPWDWENFENAMALVLPGSHFVELTVDEPVFQSFFHIESLDMVPPYGAYAVPTFHGLKDDSGRLQVVANFNNDIGDYWEWSDAGYYPIELSNEGFKFGVNYVIYAMMH, from the coding sequence GTGAGGGGTGGGAGGACGCTCGTCTCGAGCGTGAGCCTGGGGCTGGTTCTATTCGCGGCGGCGTTCGCCTTCTCACAGCGGTCGATCTTCGACCGCTTCCGCGGGCAGGAACCCTTCGATATCGCCGAGACCGAACGGCCATCCATCGTACCGAGCTTCGAGTTTGCCCGGGTTCGGTTCACATCGTACCGCGAAGGGCGGCGGCCAGGCTGGTCGCACGACTTCCCCCGGGCAGAGCGCAATCTACTGACCATCTTGTCCGAGATGACCGGTGTTCATACCGAGCCGCGTGCGCACGCCGTCGTCGAGCTTGCGAGCCCCGATTTGATGAGTTACCCGATCCTGTATTTCAGCGAGCCCGGCGGCTGGGCGATCACCCCCGAGGAGGCGGAGAACCTCCGAAGCTATCTCCTCCGCGGAGGGTTCGCGATCTTCGACGACTTCGACGGACCCTGGGATTGGGAAAATTTCGAGAACGCCATGGCGCTCGTTCTTCCCGGAAGTCATTTCGTCGAGCTCACCGTGGATGAGCCGGTCTTTCAATCGTTTTTTCATATCGAGTCGCTCGATATGGTTCCGCCGTACGGGGCCTACGCCGTTCCCACCTTTCACGGGCTGAAAGACGACTCCGGACGCCTGCAGGTGGTGGCCAACTTCAACAACGATATCGGAGACTACTGGGAGTGGTCCGATGCCGGCTACTATCCCATCGAGCTTTCCAACGAAGGCTTCAAGTTCGGTGTCAATTACGTCATCTACGCGATGATGCACTGA